A part of Clarias gariepinus isolate MV-2021 ecotype Netherlands chromosome 14, CGAR_prim_01v2, whole genome shotgun sequence genomic DNA contains:
- the LOC128541505 gene encoding T-cell surface antigen CD2-like has product MNTKGSAIGLFFCFFTLFIFGDCSECTKKLLEGETLRFELTDRALKEDDRFAIKKNNAFLVQRKNKIQTGPGTVNINGLDFQNVKLTDAGKYDVQVFDVDGTSLKSYSETVCVYAKVPKPILKKTCQKENVDFSCIVNGSKDVNYSWQKNGNYLTHDKVNLTNVEANKSKYTCTVRNELHNTTSDPVEATCYTTLFGFDFWIMVSILAGGGGLVLLLTIVLVTVACRSCKRKEKQLRDEEEFRLNYLNTAPSNGQQKSKSTARGQPAPPEPYDNVSAHDVPCETESKPKKQHRARPPPPPEEDEEEPPPPLPQPRKVKKREA; this is encoded by the exons ATGAATACCAAGGGCAGTGCTATAGGTTTATTCTTCTGTTTCTTCACTCTATTCATTTTTGGAG ATTGTAGCGAATGCACGAAAAAATTATTAGAAGGGGAGACTCTCAGGTTCGAACTGACTGACCGGGCACTTAAGGAGGATGATCGATtcgctattaaaaaaaataatgcatttttagttCAGAGAAAAAACAAGATACAAACGGGACCAGGGACAGTGAACATTAATGGCCTGGACTTCCAGAATGTAAAACTGACTGATGCTGGAAAATACGATGTTCAAGTTTTTGATGTGGATGGCACCAGTTTAAAATCATACTCAGAaactgtttgtgtttatg CAAAAGTCCCAAAGCCAATATTGAAAAAGACATGTCAGAAAGAAAATGTTGACTTCAGCTGTATTGTTAATGGTAGCAAAGATGTGAATTACAGCTGGCAGAAAAATGGAAATTACTTAACACATGATAAAGTGAACTTGACCAATGTTGAAGCAAACAAGTCAAAGTACACATGTACTGTCCGCAATGAACTTCATAACACCACAAGTGATCCAGTGGAAGCAACAT GTTACACTACACTTTTTGGCTTTGACTTTTGGATCATGGTGAGCATCTTAGCTGGTGGAGGAGGTCTTGTACTGTTATTGACAATTGTACTGGTGACCGTTGCCTGCCGTTCCTGCAAACGCAAAGAGAAACAACTGCGAG ATGAGGAAGAGTTCAGACTAAACTACCTCAACACCGCACCATCTAACGGTCAACAGAAATCAAAGTCAACAGCAAGGGGTCAGCCGGCACCACCGGAACCCTACGATAATGTTTCTGCTCACGATGTCCCCTGTGAGACTGAATCTAAACCTAAAAAACAGCACCGCGCTCGGCCTCCACCACCTCCAGAAGAGGATGAGGAAGAACCACCTCCACCATTACCCCAACCTAGGAAGGTCAAAAAGCGTGAAGCATAA